A genomic stretch from Argiope bruennichi chromosome 2, qqArgBrue1.1, whole genome shotgun sequence includes:
- the LOC129960853 gene encoding protein AATF-like isoform X2, whose protein sequence is MSSLGEKIAKLTNPTPELILDPEDAVNIDSAAKVYDNDSIQNDESEISDLRRKNAPLLEDVDPTYAGRKVSRRDLGHIFHEDGVGGTSVGDSDEESDDESFSKGSGDFSDDEIKDFKKLVASKSKESEEEEENDDEVDDDDEEDGDDDDEESSDVDDETKESDEMTKQFSNIDVTTEIERAQAIKNQKEIWNRLLESRIKLQKLLQIINKLPQYSAYKKLKEKGGKELIESSKKAHQSIKHMMKSWLNLQTELINKNREITSSNNSMSSNKEDDSDEEIPSDTEDEMEISNQTNEVEKKGVKRKIKAEDYENVLNKRFKSMIPYRNSIIQKWDEKTRLATGKTQKSFTAFDNSALKQIEQNLQDKARLVRRTQLKRSLYRVLGKPEPELNNSESLEETSVSKQDLLLKDYDPEIFDDDDFYRQILKDVIESKSFGVNAAAIRKQMDIQKMRNKMKRKVDTKASKGRKLRYDVYPKLVNFLAQVQNNEMPDEARESFLKCIFAGMNSS, encoded by the exons ATGTCGTCTCTAGGTGAGAAAATTGCCAAATTAACAAATCCAACTCCAGAATTAATACTTGATCCTGAAGATGCAGTAAATATTG aTTCTGCTGCAAAAGTGTACGATAATGATAGCATTCAGAACGACGAAAGTGAAATTAGTGATCTTAGAAGAAAAAATGCACCCTTATTAGAAGACGTAGATCCAACGTATGCTGGTAGAAAAGTTTCCAGACGAGATCTGGGACATATATTTCATGAAG atGGTGTAGGTGGTACCAGTGTTGGTGATTCAGATGAGGAATCTGATGATGAATCTTTTTCTAAAGGCTCTGGAGATTTTAGTGatgatgaaataaaagatttcaaaaagcTTGTAGCTTCCAAATCTAAAGAAAG TGAAGAGGAAGAAGAAAATGATGATGAAGTggatgatgatgatgaagaagatggtgatgatgatgatgaagagTCAAGTGATGTCGATGATGAAACTAAAGAAAGTG ATGAAATGACTAAGCAGTTTTCAAATATTGATGTTACTACTGAAATTGAAAGAGCTCAAGCTATAAAAAATCAGAAAG agaTATGGAATCGCTTATTAGAATCCCGTATAAAGCTTCAAAAACTTCtacagataattaataaattaccaCAATATTCAgcttataagaaattaaaagaaaaaggtgGCAAAGAGTTAATAGAGAGTTCTAAAAAAG ctcATCAAAGTATTAAACATATGATGAAATCATGGCTCAATTTACAAACAGAACTCATCAATAAAAACAGAGAAATTACAAGCTCAAACAACAGCATGAGTTCAAACAAAGAAGATGATAG tgatGAAGAAATTCCTAGTGATACAGAAGATGAGATGGAAATTTCTAATCAAACTAATGAAGTTGAGAAGAAAggagtgaaaagaaaaattaaagcagaagattatgaaaatgttttaaataaacggTTTAAATCTATGATTCCTTAcag aaattcaattattcaaaaatgggATGAAAAGACACGTTTAGCTACTGGCAAAACTCAAAAGTCTTTTACTGCTTTTGATAATTCAGCTTTAAAACAGATTGAACAA aatctaCAAGATAAAGCAAGATTAGTTAGAAGAACTCAACTCAAAAGATCTCTTTACAGAGTTCTTGGGAAGCCAGAACCAGAGCTAAACAATTCTGAGAGTTTAGAAGAA acaTCTGTATCTAAGCAAGATTTGCTACTGAAAGATTATGATCCTGAaatttttgatgatgatgatttttATCGTCAAATATTGAAAGATGTTATTGAAAGTAAATCATTTGGTGTTAATGCTGCTGCTATAag aaaacaaatgGATATTCAGAAAATGCGAAATAAAATGAAGCGAAAAGTTGACACAAAAGCTAGTAAAGGAAGGAAACTTAG ATATGATGTGTATCCAAAGTTAGTTAACTTTCTTGCTCaagttcaaaataatgaaatgccCGATGAAGCACG
- the LOC129960853 gene encoding protein AATF-like isoform X1 produces MSSLGEKIAKLTNPTPELILDPEDAVNIDSAAKVYDNDSIQNDESEISDLRRKNAPLLEDVDPTYAGRKVSRRDLGHIFHEDGVGGTSVGDSDEESDDESFSKGSGDFSDDEIKDFKKLVASKSKESSEEEEENDDEVDDDDEEDGDDDDEESSDVDDETKESDEMTKQFSNIDVTTEIERAQAIKNQKEIWNRLLESRIKLQKLLQIINKLPQYSAYKKLKEKGGKELIESSKKAHQSIKHMMKSWLNLQTELINKNREITSSNNSMSSNKEDDSDEEIPSDTEDEMEISNQTNEVEKKGVKRKIKAEDYENVLNKRFKSMIPYRNSIIQKWDEKTRLATGKTQKSFTAFDNSALKQIEQNLQDKARLVRRTQLKRSLYRVLGKPEPELNNSESLEETSVSKQDLLLKDYDPEIFDDDDFYRQILKDVIESKSFGVNAAAIRKQMDIQKMRNKMKRKVDTKASKGRKLRYDVYPKLVNFLAQVQNNEMPDEARESFLKCIFAGMNSS; encoded by the exons ATGTCGTCTCTAGGTGAGAAAATTGCCAAATTAACAAATCCAACTCCAGAATTAATACTTGATCCTGAAGATGCAGTAAATATTG aTTCTGCTGCAAAAGTGTACGATAATGATAGCATTCAGAACGACGAAAGTGAAATTAGTGATCTTAGAAGAAAAAATGCACCCTTATTAGAAGACGTAGATCCAACGTATGCTGGTAGAAAAGTTTCCAGACGAGATCTGGGACATATATTTCATGAAG atGGTGTAGGTGGTACCAGTGTTGGTGATTCAGATGAGGAATCTGATGATGAATCTTTTTCTAAAGGCTCTGGAGATTTTAGTGatgatgaaataaaagatttcaaaaagcTTGTAGCTTCCAAATCTAAAGAAAG CAGTGAAGAGGAAGAAGAAAATGATGATGAAGTggatgatgatgatgaagaagatggtgatgatgatgatgaagagTCAAGTGATGTCGATGATGAAACTAAAGAAAGTG ATGAAATGACTAAGCAGTTTTCAAATATTGATGTTACTACTGAAATTGAAAGAGCTCAAGCTATAAAAAATCAGAAAG agaTATGGAATCGCTTATTAGAATCCCGTATAAAGCTTCAAAAACTTCtacagataattaataaattaccaCAATATTCAgcttataagaaattaaaagaaaaaggtgGCAAAGAGTTAATAGAGAGTTCTAAAAAAG ctcATCAAAGTATTAAACATATGATGAAATCATGGCTCAATTTACAAACAGAACTCATCAATAAAAACAGAGAAATTACAAGCTCAAACAACAGCATGAGTTCAAACAAAGAAGATGATAG tgatGAAGAAATTCCTAGTGATACAGAAGATGAGATGGAAATTTCTAATCAAACTAATGAAGTTGAGAAGAAAggagtgaaaagaaaaattaaagcagaagattatgaaaatgttttaaataaacggTTTAAATCTATGATTCCTTAcag aaattcaattattcaaaaatgggATGAAAAGACACGTTTAGCTACTGGCAAAACTCAAAAGTCTTTTACTGCTTTTGATAATTCAGCTTTAAAACAGATTGAACAA aatctaCAAGATAAAGCAAGATTAGTTAGAAGAACTCAACTCAAAAGATCTCTTTACAGAGTTCTTGGGAAGCCAGAACCAGAGCTAAACAATTCTGAGAGTTTAGAAGAA acaTCTGTATCTAAGCAAGATTTGCTACTGAAAGATTATGATCCTGAaatttttgatgatgatgatttttATCGTCAAATATTGAAAGATGTTATTGAAAGTAAATCATTTGGTGTTAATGCTGCTGCTATAag aaaacaaatgGATATTCAGAAAATGCGAAATAAAATGAAGCGAAAAGTTGACACAAAAGCTAGTAAAGGAAGGAAACTTAG ATATGATGTGTATCCAAAGTTAGTTAACTTTCTTGCTCaagttcaaaataatgaaatgccCGATGAAGCACG